A DNA window from Malus domestica chromosome 12, GDT2T_hap1 contains the following coding sequences:
- the LOC103423582 gene encoding GRF1-interacting factor 1-like: MQQHLMQMQPMMAAYYPNNVTTDHIQQYLDENKSLILKIVESQNNGKLSECAENQARLQRNLMYLAAIADSQPQPPTMHPQYSSTGMMQPGAHYMQQQAAQQMTPQSLMAARSSMMYSQHPFSALQQQALHSQLAMTAGGSAGLHMLGNEGNNAGGSGQLGAGGFGDYGRSSPGEGMHRRMAGGSKQDMDGRGGSSGSHGGDGGETLYLKSTDDGN; encoded by the exons ATGCAGCAGCACCTGATGCAGATGCAGCCTATGATGGCAGCCTATTATCCCAACAACGTCACTACCGATCACATTCAGcag TACTTGGACGAGAACAAGTCGTTGATTCTGAAGATTGTTGAGAGCCAGAATAACGGGAAACTGAGTGAATGTGCAGA GAACCAAGCAAGGCTACAGCGGAATCTGATGTACCTGGCTGCCATTGCTGATTCACAACCCCAGCCTCCTACCATGCATCCTCAG TACTCTTCCACCGGCATGATGCAGCCAGGAGCACATTACATGCAGCAGCAAGCAGCTCAGCAGATGACACCACAATCGCTCATGGCTGCGCGCTCTTCCATGATGTACTCCCAGCATCCGTTTTCAGCTCTGCAGCAACAAGCCCTGCATAGCCAACTTGCTATGACTGCTGGAGGAAGCGCGGGTCTGCACATGCTCGGGAATGAGGGAAATAATGCTGGAGGGAGCGGGCAACTTGGGGCTGGAGGGTTTGGTGATTATGGGCGCAGCTCTCCTGGAGAAGGCATGCATAGGAGGATGGCCGGTGGGAGTAAGCAAGATATGGATGGGCGCGGCGGGAGCTCTGGAAGCCACGGTGGAGATGGGGGTGAGACTCTTTACCTGAAATCGACCGATGATGGAAATTAA